Proteins from a genomic interval of Labeo rohita strain BAU-BD-2019 unplaced genomic scaffold, IGBB_LRoh.1.0 scaffold_254, whole genome shotgun sequence:
- the LOC127159831 gene encoding CD209 antigen-like protein E translates to MISGSFVFFCWSSSYCSTTPSQQRRDLIKSYKNTVEEFNQTINSLQNNYTDLEKDQLQNNFNSCSHKNKELVTRVKDLTAEKDQLQRDFADLSQKKVELESRVRSLSDEQKKDRSKGASVWGPDNLFMSDEVKSWSDSRQYCRDRGADLVIINSEEKQRHISSFIKDKVWIGLSDTENEGNMKWVDNSPLKQGFWAEGEPNNYRGKSEDCIEMRPSDPVLKNWNDVLCSEKKKGICEK, encoded by the exons atga TCTCGGGctcatttgtgttcttctgctggTCTTCATCATACTGCAGCACAACACCATCACAGCAGAGGAGAGACCTGATAAAGAGTTACAAGAACACAGTTGAAGAGTTCAATCAAACCATCAACAGTTTACAGAACAATTACACTGATCTAGAAAAAGACCAACTGCAGAACAATTTCAACTCTTGCAGTCACAAGAACAAGGAGTTGGTGACCAGAGTCAAAGACCTCACCGCTGAGAAAGACCAGTTACAGAGAGATTTTGCAGATTTGAGTCAGAAGAAAGTGGAGTTAGAAAGCAGAGTCAGGTCTCTGAGTGATGAACAGAAGAAAGACAGATCTAAAGGAG CCAGTGTTTGGGGTCCAGATAACTTGTTTATGTCTGATGAGGTGAAGAGCTGGTCTGACAGCAGGCAGTACTGCAGAGATCGTGGTGCTGATCTGGTCATTATCAACAGTGAAGAGAAGCAG AGGCACATATCATCATTTATCAAAGACAAAGTGTGGATTGGTTTGTCTGACACAGAGAACGAGGGCAACATGAAATGGGTGGATAATTCACCACTGAAACAAGG gTTTTGGGCCGAAGGTGAGCCGAATAACTATCGTGGTAAAAGCGAGGACTGCATTGAAATGAGACCTTCAGACCCTGTCTTGAAAAACTGGAATGATGTCTTGTGctctgagaagaaaaaaggaATTTGTGAGAAATAG
- the LOC127159833 gene encoding CD209 antigen-like — protein sequence MELEAIYANVECGDIRNTTGPQIQSQGQDEGKDLKRRGSRCLVLITVSLGLICVLLLVFIILQHITITAERDLIKSYKNTVEEFNQTINSLQDNYTDLMIEKHQLQNNFNFISQKKLDLETRVKDLTAEKDHELKSWSDSRQHCRDRGADLVIINSEEKQRFMSSFTAERVWIGLSDREQEGNMKWVDNSPLNRG from the exons ATGGAATTAGAGGCCATTTATGCAAATGTTGAATGTGGAGATATTAGGAACACAACTGGACCTCAAATTCAGAGTCAAGGCCAGGATGAAGGAAAAGATCTAAAGCGCA GAGGAAGTAGATGTTTGGTGTTGATCACAGTGAGTCTCGGGctcatttgtgttcttctgctggTCTTCATCATACTGCAGCACATCACCATCACAGCAGAGAGAGACCTGATAAAGAGTTACAAGAACACAGTTGAAGAGTTCAATCAAACCATCAACAGCTTACAGGACAATTACACTGATCTAATGATTGAAAAACACCAACTGCAGAACAACTTTAACTTTATCAGCCAGAAGAAACTGGATCTGGAGACCAGAGTCAAAGATCTCACTGCCGAGAAAGACCA TGAGTTGAAGAGCTGGTCTGACAGCAGGCAGCACTGCAGGGATCGTGGTGCTGATCTGGTCATTATCAACAGTGAAGAGAAGCAG AGGTTCATGTCTTCGTTCACCGCAGAGAGAGTGTGGATTGGTTTGTCTGACAGAGAGCAGGAGGGAAACATGAAATGGGTGGATAATTCACCACTGAATCGAGGGTAA
- the LOC127159827 gene encoding myosin-8 isoform X1: MELMRVYKNDNHETCSKYNEMGLDRDEDIYPNQGQKQTEARAQNRGLSVGNKCLVLSTVCFGLTCIFLVAAIVVLHIKLTAEKEVQATHMLQSGLRDQTEKDQLQNSFNSLSQKNLQLETRVNDLIEQKKQLQSNFSSLSQTKLELETRVNDLTAEKSQIQSNFNSLSQRKLELETRIKDRIAEQSQLETRVIELTAEKSQLQSNFKSLSQKKLELETRVNDLTTEKEQIQISFDSSSQNKLELENRVKDLIAEKSQLETVVNDLTAEKSQTQSNFKSLSQKKLELETRVNNLTTEKSQIQRSLDSSSQKKLELETRVKDLTAENRQLQNSLNSFGQNKLELEIRVKNLTAEKSQTQSNFKSLSQKKLELETRVKDLTAEKSRLETRVNDLTAGKSRLETRVNDLTAEKSQLESRVNNLTAEKSQTQSNFKSLSQKKLELETRVKDLTAEKTRLETRVNDLTAGKSRLETRVNDLTAEKSQLESRVNNLTAEKSQIQSNFKSLSQKKLELETRVNDLTAGKSRLETRVNDLTAGKSRLETRVNDLTAEKSQLESRVNNLTAEKSQIQSNFKSLSQKKLELETRVNDLTAGKSRLETRVNDLTAEKSRLETRVNDLTAGKSRLETRVNDLTAEKSQLQSNFNTLSQKKLELETRVNDLTARKSQLETRVNDLTAEKNQLQNSFNSLSQKKLELETELKKLSEQATGFLFMSTEEKSWSDSRQYCRDRGADLVIINSKEKQRFISSFVKDRVWIGLSDRENEGYMKWVNNSPLKQGFWDYGEPNDDQGIEDCTELRPEKPVLKNWNDLPCSQNRKGFPFRVGHLKDKQNCAYHSTTTHLRTHAIRHKRK, translated from the exons ATGGAACTAATGcgtgtttataaaaatgataaccATGAGACCTGCAGCAAGTACAATGAGATGGGACTGGACAGAGATGAAGATATTTATCCAAATCAGGGCCAAAAACAGACTGAAGCAAGAGCTCAAAACA GAGGTTTGTCAGTAGGAAACAAGTGTCTTGTTTTAAGCACTGTGTGCTTTGGCCTCACATGCATTTTCCTGGTGGCTGCCATTGTAGTACTGCATATCAAGCTCACGGCAGAGAAAGAAGTACAGGCTACACACATGTTACAGTCTGGTTTAAGAGATCAAACAGAGAAAGATCAGTTGCAGAACAGCTTCAACTCTTTGAGTCAGAAGAACCTGCAACTGGAGACCAGAGTCAATGATCTTAttgaacagaaaaaacagttacAGAGCAACTTCAGTTCTTTGAGTCAGACAAAACTGGAGCTGGAGACCAGAGTCAATGATCTCACTGCTGAGAAAAGCCAGATACAGAGCAACTTCAACTCTTTAAGTCAGAGGAAACTGGAACTTGAGACCAGAATCAAAGATCGCATTGCTGAGCAAAGCCAGTTGGAGACCAGAGTCATAGAACTCACTGCTGAGAAGAGCCAGTTACAGAGCAACTTCAAGTCTTTAAGTCAAAAGAAACTGGAGTTGGAGACCAGAGTAAATGATCTGACTACAGAGAAAGAGCAGATACAAATAAGCTTTGACTCTTCAAGTCAGAACAAACTGGAGCTGGAGAACAGAGTCAAAGATCTCATTGCTGAGAAAAGCCAGTTGGAGACCGTTGTCAATGATCTCACTGCTGAGAAGAGCCAGACACAGAGCAACTTCAAGTCTTTAAGTCAGAAGAAACTGGAGCTGGAGACCAGAGTAAATAATCTCACTACAGAGAAAAGCCAGATACAAAGAAGTTTAGACTCTTCAAGTCAGAAGAAACTGGAGCTGGAGACCAGAGTCAAAGATCTCACTGCTGAGAACAGACAGTTACAGAACAGTTTAAACTCTTTTGGTCAGAATAAACTGGAGCTGGAGATCAGAGTAAAAAATCTCACTGCTGAGAAGAGCCAGACACAGAGCAACTTCAAGTCTTTAAGTCAGAAGAAACTGGAGCTGGAGACCAGAGTCAAAGATCTCACTGCTGAGAAAAGCCGGTTGGAGACCAGAGTCAATGATCTCACTGCTGGGAAAAGCCGGTTGGAGACCAGAGTCAATGATCTCACTGCTGAGAAGAGCCAGTTGGAGAGCAGAGTCAATAATCTCACTGCTGAGAAGAGCCAGACACAGAGCAACTTCAAGTCTTTAAGTCAGAAGAAACTGGAGCTGGAGACCAGAGTCAAAGATCTCACTGCTGAGAAAACCCGGTTGGAGACCAGAGTCAATGATCTCACTGCTGGGAAAAGCCGGTTGGAGACCAGAGTCAATGATCTCACTGCTGAGAAGAGCCAGTTGGAGAGCAGAGTCAATAATCTCACTGCTGAGAAGAGCCAGATACAGAGCAACTTCAAGTCTTTAAGTCAGAAGAAACTGGAGCTGGAGACCAGAGTCAATGATCTCACTGCTGGGAAAAGCCGGTTGGAGACCAGAGTCAATGATCTCACTGCTGGGAAAAGCCGGTTGGAGACCAGAGTCAATGATCTCACTGCTGAGAAGAGCCAGTTGGAGAGCAGAGTCAATAATCTCACTGCTGAGAAGAGCCAGATACAGAGCAACTTCAAGTCTTTAAGTCAGAAGAAACTGGAGCTGGAGACCAGAGTCAATGATCTCACTGCTGGGAAAAGCCGGTTGGAGACCAGAGTCAATGATCTCACTGCTGAGAAAAGCCGGTTGGAGACCAGAGTCAATGATCTCACTGCTGGGAAAAGCCGGTTGGAGACCAGAGTCAATGATCTCACTGCTGAGAAAAGCCAGTTACAGAGCAACTTTAATACTTTAAGTCAAAAGAAACTGGAGCTGGAGACCAGAGTCAATGATCTCACTGCTAGGAAAAGCCAGTTGGAGACCAGAGTCAATGATCTCACTGCTGAGAAGAACCAGTTACAGAACAGTTTTAACTCTCTGAGTCAGAAGAAACTGGAGTTAGAAACTGAGCTAAAAAAGTTATCTGAACAAG caactgGCTTCCTTTTCATGTCCACTGAGGAGAAGAGCTGGTCTGACAGCAGACAGTACTGCAGAGATCGTGGTGCTGATCTGGTCATTATCAACAGTAAAGAGAAGCAG AGGTTCATTTCGTCATTTGTCAAGGACAGAGTGTGGATTGGTCTGTCTGACAGAGAGAATGAGGGCTACATGAAATGGGTGAATAATTCACCACTGAAACAAGG GTTTTGGGATTATGGTGAGCCAAATGATGATCAAGGAATTGAGGACTGTACTGAACTGAGGCCTGAAAAACCTGTCTTGAAAAACTGGAATGATCTGCCATGCTCACAGAATAGAAAAGGG TTCCCGTTTAGGGTTGGTCatttaaaagacaaacaaaactgTGCCTATCATTCAACCACAACTCATCTGCGAACACATGCCATCAgacataagagaaaataa
- the LOC127159827 gene encoding myosin-8 isoform X2 yields the protein MELMRVYKNDNHETCSKYNEMGLDRDEDIYPNQGQKQTEARAQNRGLSVGNKCLVLSTVCFGLTCIFLVAAIVVLHIKLTAEKEVQATHMLQSGLRDQTEKDQLQNSFNSLSQKNLQLETRVNDLIEQKKQLQSNFSSLSQTKLELETRVNDLTAEKSQIQSNFNSLSQRKLELETRIKDRIAEQSQLETRVIELTAEKSQLQSNFKSLSQKKLELETRVNDLTTEKEQIQISFDSSSQNKLELENRVKDLIAEKSQLETVVNDLTAEKSQTQSNFKSLSQKKLELETRVNNLTTEKSQIQRSLDSSSQKKLELETRVKDLTAENRQLQNSLNSFGQNKLELEIRVKNLTAEKSQTQSNFKSLSQKKLELETRVKDLTAEKSRLETRVNDLTAGKSRLETRVNDLTAEKSQLESRVNNLTAEKSQTQSNFKSLSQKKLELETRVKDLTAEKTRLETRVNDLTAGKSRLETRVNDLTAEKSQLESRVNNLTAEKSQIQSNFKSLSQKKLELETRVNDLTAGKSRLETRVNDLTAGKSRLETRVNDLTAEKSQLESRVNNLTAEKSQIQSNFKSLSQKKLELETRVNDLTAGKSRLETRVNDLTAEKSRLETRVNDLTAGKSRLETRVNDLTAEKSQLQSNFNTLSQKKLELETRVNDLTARKSQLETRVNDLTAEKNQLQNSFNSLSQKKLELETELKKLSEQATGFLFMSTEEKSWSDSRQYCRDRGADLVIINSKEKQERKWKNHSYFCITHRGSFRHLSRTECGLVCLTERMRAT from the exons ATGGAACTAATGcgtgtttataaaaatgataaccATGAGACCTGCAGCAAGTACAATGAGATGGGACTGGACAGAGATGAAGATATTTATCCAAATCAGGGCCAAAAACAGACTGAAGCAAGAGCTCAAAACA GAGGTTTGTCAGTAGGAAACAAGTGTCTTGTTTTAAGCACTGTGTGCTTTGGCCTCACATGCATTTTCCTGGTGGCTGCCATTGTAGTACTGCATATCAAGCTCACGGCAGAGAAAGAAGTACAGGCTACACACATGTTACAGTCTGGTTTAAGAGATCAAACAGAGAAAGATCAGTTGCAGAACAGCTTCAACTCTTTGAGTCAGAAGAACCTGCAACTGGAGACCAGAGTCAATGATCTTAttgaacagaaaaaacagttacAGAGCAACTTCAGTTCTTTGAGTCAGACAAAACTGGAGCTGGAGACCAGAGTCAATGATCTCACTGCTGAGAAAAGCCAGATACAGAGCAACTTCAACTCTTTAAGTCAGAGGAAACTGGAACTTGAGACCAGAATCAAAGATCGCATTGCTGAGCAAAGCCAGTTGGAGACCAGAGTCATAGAACTCACTGCTGAGAAGAGCCAGTTACAGAGCAACTTCAAGTCTTTAAGTCAAAAGAAACTGGAGTTGGAGACCAGAGTAAATGATCTGACTACAGAGAAAGAGCAGATACAAATAAGCTTTGACTCTTCAAGTCAGAACAAACTGGAGCTGGAGAACAGAGTCAAAGATCTCATTGCTGAGAAAAGCCAGTTGGAGACCGTTGTCAATGATCTCACTGCTGAGAAGAGCCAGACACAGAGCAACTTCAAGTCTTTAAGTCAGAAGAAACTGGAGCTGGAGACCAGAGTAAATAATCTCACTACAGAGAAAAGCCAGATACAAAGAAGTTTAGACTCTTCAAGTCAGAAGAAACTGGAGCTGGAGACCAGAGTCAAAGATCTCACTGCTGAGAACAGACAGTTACAGAACAGTTTAAACTCTTTTGGTCAGAATAAACTGGAGCTGGAGATCAGAGTAAAAAATCTCACTGCTGAGAAGAGCCAGACACAGAGCAACTTCAAGTCTTTAAGTCAGAAGAAACTGGAGCTGGAGACCAGAGTCAAAGATCTCACTGCTGAGAAAAGCCGGTTGGAGACCAGAGTCAATGATCTCACTGCTGGGAAAAGCCGGTTGGAGACCAGAGTCAATGATCTCACTGCTGAGAAGAGCCAGTTGGAGAGCAGAGTCAATAATCTCACTGCTGAGAAGAGCCAGACACAGAGCAACTTCAAGTCTTTAAGTCAGAAGAAACTGGAGCTGGAGACCAGAGTCAAAGATCTCACTGCTGAGAAAACCCGGTTGGAGACCAGAGTCAATGATCTCACTGCTGGGAAAAGCCGGTTGGAGACCAGAGTCAATGATCTCACTGCTGAGAAGAGCCAGTTGGAGAGCAGAGTCAATAATCTCACTGCTGAGAAGAGCCAGATACAGAGCAACTTCAAGTCTTTAAGTCAGAAGAAACTGGAGCTGGAGACCAGAGTCAATGATCTCACTGCTGGGAAAAGCCGGTTGGAGACCAGAGTCAATGATCTCACTGCTGGGAAAAGCCGGTTGGAGACCAGAGTCAATGATCTCACTGCTGAGAAGAGCCAGTTGGAGAGCAGAGTCAATAATCTCACTGCTGAGAAGAGCCAGATACAGAGCAACTTCAAGTCTTTAAGTCAGAAGAAACTGGAGCTGGAGACCAGAGTCAATGATCTCACTGCTGGGAAAAGCCGGTTGGAGACCAGAGTCAATGATCTCACTGCTGAGAAAAGCCGGTTGGAGACCAGAGTCAATGATCTCACTGCTGGGAAAAGCCGGTTGGAGACCAGAGTCAATGATCTCACTGCTGAGAAAAGCCAGTTACAGAGCAACTTTAATACTTTAAGTCAAAAGAAACTGGAGCTGGAGACCAGAGTCAATGATCTCACTGCTAGGAAAAGCCAGTTGGAGACCAGAGTCAATGATCTCACTGCTGAGAAGAACCAGTTACAGAACAGTTTTAACTCTCTGAGTCAGAAGAAACTGGAGTTAGAAACTGAGCTAAAAAAGTTATCTGAACAAG caactgGCTTCCTTTTCATGTCCACTGAGGAGAAGAGCTGGTCTGACAGCAGACAGTACTGCAGAGATCGTGGTGCTGATCTGGTCATTATCAACAGTAAAGAGAAGCAG GAGAGAAAGTGGAAGAATCACAGTTATTTCTGTATCACACACAGAGGTTCATTTCGTCATTTGTCAAGGACAGAGTGTGGATTGGTCTGTCTGACAGAGAGAATGAGGGCTACATGA